The Procambarus clarkii isolate CNS0578487 chromosome 64, FALCON_Pclarkii_2.0, whole genome shotgun sequence genome includes a window with the following:
- the LOC138354680 gene encoding proteoglycan 4-like, with the protein MFIIDKNDYWRSGRPVFTSTCPRDPCSPPRARGTRVHPHVPEGPVFTPTCPRDPCLPPRARGTRVHLHVPEGPVFTPTCPRDPCSPPRARGTRVHPHVPEGPVFTPTCPRDPCSPPRARGTRVYPHVPEGPVFTPTCPRDPCSPPRARGTRVHPHVPEGPVFTPVLEGPVFTPTCPRDPCSPPRARGTRVHPHVPEGPVFTPTCPRDPCSPPRARETRVHPHVPEGPVFTPVLEGPVFTPTCPRDPCSPPRARGTRVHPHVPEGPVLTPTCPRDPCSPPRARGTRAHPHVPEGPVFTPTCPRDPCSPPRARGTRVHPHVPEGPVFTSTCPRDPCSPPRARGTRVHPHVPEGPVFTPTCPRDPCSPPCSRDPCSPPRARGTRVHLHVPEGPVFTPTCRGVHLHVPEGPVFTHTCRGVHLHVPEGPVFTHTCRGVHLHVPEGPVFTSTCPRDPCSPPRARGTRVHPHVPEGPVFTSTCPRDPCSPTRARGTRVHLHVPEGPVFTPTCRGVHLHVPEGPVFTPTCRGVHLHVPEGPVFTHTCRGVHLHVPEGPVFTHTCRGVHLHVPEGPVFTPTCPRDPCSPPRARGTRVDPHVPEGPVFTSTCPRDPCSPPRARGTRVHPHVPEGPVFTHTCPRDPCSPPRARGTRVHPHVPEGPVFTPTCPRDPCSPTRAVVFTPTCPRDPCSPPRARGTRVDPHVPEGPVFTPTCPRDPCSPPRARGTRVDPHVPEGPVFTPTCPRDQCSPPRARGTRVHPHVPEGPVFTPTCPRDPC; encoded by the exons ATGTTTATTATTGACAAGAATGACTACTGGCGTTCCG GACGACCGGTGTTCACCTCCACGTGCCCGAGGGACCCGTGTTCACCCCCACGTGCCCGAGGGACCCGTGTTCACCCCCACGTGCCCGAGGGACCCGTGTTTACCCCCACGTGCCCGAGGGACCCGTGTTTACCCCCACGTGCCCGAGGGACCCGTGTTCACCTCCACGTGCCCGAGGGACCCGTGTTTACCCCCACGTGCCCGAGGGACCCGTGTTCACCCCCACGTGCCCGAGGGACCCGTGTTCACCCACACGTGCCCGAGGGACCCGTGTTTACCCCCACGTGCCCGAGGGACCCGTGTTCACCTCCACGTGCCCGAGGGACCCGTGTTTACCCCCACGTGCCCGAGGGACCCGTGTTCACCCCCACGTGCCCGAGGGACCCGTGTTCACCCCCACGTGCCCGAGGGACCCGTGTTCACCCCCACGTGCCCGAGGGACCCGTGTTCACCCCCGTGCTCGAGGGACCCGTGTTCACCCCCACGTGCCCGAGGGACCCGTGTTCACCCCCACGTGCCCGAGGGACCCGTGTTCACCCCCACGTGCCCGAGGGACCCGTGTTCACCCCCACGTGCCCGAGGGACCCGTGTTCACCCCCACGTGCCCGAGAGACCCGTGTTCACCCCCACGTGCCCGAGGGACCCGTGTTCACCCCCGTGCTCGAGGGACCCGTGTTCACCCCCACGTGCCCGAGGGACCCGTGTTCACCCCCACGTGCCCGAGGGACCCGTGTTCACCCCCACGTGCCCGAGGGACCCGTGCTCACCCCCACGTGCCCGAGGGACCCGTGCTCACCCCCACGTGCCCGAGGGACCCGTGCTCACCCACACGTGCCCGAGGGACCCGTGTTCACCCCCACGTGCCCGAGGGACCCGTGCTCACCCCCACGTGCCCGAGGGACCCGTGTTCACCCCCACGTGCCCGAGGGACCCGTGTTCACCTCCACGTGCCCGAGGGACCCGTGTTCACCCCCACGTGCCCGAGGGACCCGTGTTCACCCCCACGTGCCCGAGGGACCCGTGTTCACCCCCACGTGCCCGAGGGACCCGTGTTCACCCCCGTGCTCGAGGGACCCGTGTTCACCCCCACGTGCCCGAGGGACCCGTGTTCACCTCCACGTGCCCGAGGGACCCGTGTTCACCCCCACGTGCCGTGGTGTTCACCTCCACGTGCCCGAGGGACCCGTGTTCACCCACACGTGCCGTGGTGTTCACCTCCACGTGCCCGAGGGACCCGTGTTCACCCACACGTGCCGTGGTGTTCACCTCCACGTGCCCGAGGGACCCGTGTTCACCTCCACGTGCCCGAGGGACCCGTGTTCACCCCCACGTGCCCGAGGGACCCGTGTTCACCCCCACGTGCCCGAGGGACCCGTGTTCACCTCCACGTGCCCGAGGGACCCGTGTTCACCCACACGTGCCCGAGGGACCCGTGTTCACCTCCACGTGCCCGAGGGACCCGTGTTCACCCCCACGTGCCGTGGTGTTCACCTCCACGTGCCCGAGGGACCCGTGTTCACCCCCACGTGCCGTGGTGTTCACCTCCACGTGCCCGAGGGACCCGTGTTCACCCACACGTGCCGTGGTGTTCACCTCCACGTGCCCGAGGGACCCGTGTTCACCCACACGTGCCGTGGTGTTCACCTCCACGTGCCCGAGGGACCCGTGTTCACCCCCACGTGCCCGAGGGACCCGTGTTCACCCCCACGTGCCCGAGGGACCCGTGTTGACCCCCACGTGCCCGAGGGACCCGTGTTCACCTCCACGTGCCCGAGGGACCCGTGTTCACCTCCACGTGCCCGAGGGACCCGTGTTCACCCCCACGTGCCCGAGGGACCCGTGTTCACCCACACGTGCCCGAGGGACCCGTGTTCACCTCCACGTGCCCGAGGGACCCGTGTTCACCCCCACGTGCCCGAGGGACCCGTGTTCACCCCCACGTGCCCGAGGGACCCGTGTTCACCCACACGTGCCGTGGTGTTCACCCCCACGTGCCCGAGGGACCCGTGTTCACCCCCACGTGCCCGAGGGACCCGTGTTGACCCCCACGTGCCCGAGGGACCCGTGTTCACCCCCACGTGCCCGAGGGACCCGTGTTCACCCCCACGTGCCCGAGGGACCCGTGTTGACCCCCACGTGCCCGAGGGACCCGTGTTCACCCCCACGTGCCCGAGGGACCAGTGTTCACCCCCACGTGCCCGAGGGACCCGTGTTCACCCCCACGTGCCCGAGGGACCCGTGTTCACCCCCACGTGCCCGAGGGACCCGTGTTGA